DNA from Deltaproteobacteria bacterium:
CGGGGTGCCGCTGTTCGTAGAAGAATTGACCCGCGCGGTGCTGGAGGCGGAAGGCGCCGCCCTGATGACGCGGGAGATTCCCGTGACCTTGCAGGACACGCTCATGGCGCGGCTCGACCGGCTCGGACCGGCGAAGGAGACTGCGCAGATCGCGTCGGTGATCGGACGCGAGTTTTCGTATGCGCTGCTGCGCGCAGTCAGCGGGCTCGCCGACGAGCCGTTGCAGGCGGCGCTCGCGCAGCTCGCCGACGCCGAGCTGGTGTATGTGCGCGGACTGCCGCCCGAGGCGACGTACACCTTCAAGCACGCGCTGATCCAGGACACGGCGTACGAATCGCTGCTCAAGAGTCGGCGGCGGGAGCTGCACCGCGCGGCGGCGGAGGCGTTGACGGGGCGCTTCGCCGCCCTGGCCGAGGCGCAGCCGGAGATCGTGGCGCAGCACTGGGAGGCGGCGGGCGAAGCGGAGCGTGCGATGAGCGCGTGGCAGGAGGCGGGTGACCGTGCCAAGGAGCGCAGCGCCATGGTCGAAGCCGAGCGGCAGTACCGCCGTGCGCTGGCGGTGCTGGCGACGCAGCCGGACACGCCCGCGCGTGCTTCGCAGGAGTTGACGCTGCAAATCGCGCTTGATGGCGTCGTGGGCGTCTCCCGCGGTCTTGGGTCGGCGGAAAGAGAGCCGATGAGGGAGCGGGTGCGCGAGCTGAGCGCGCAAACCGGCGATACCCGACAATTCGTATTCTCCCTGATCGTGGCATGGGCGTTGCCGATCGCGCGGGGCGAACCGCGGGCAGCCCTGGTGTTCGCTGAACAGGCACTCACGGCGGCCCGCAGCGACGGCTCCAACTTCGCGCTCGCCTGGGCACATATGGCGGTCGGGCAGACGCAATTCCATCTCGGTGATCTCGACTCCGCAGACGAGCACGCCGCGGCCGCGCTGCGGTTTTACCGTGAAGGAGACCATCGCGACTTCCCGACCGAGCCCGGAGCGCCTGCGCAAGGTTTTCTAGCGTGCGTCTTGGCGCACAGGGGCTTCCCCAAACAGGCCCAGCGCGAGATTGAGAAGCTGCTCGATCGTGCTCAGCGGCTTGCACTCGCATCGCAGCAGTGTCTCGCCTACGCGTGTGCAGCTGGCGCGCACGCGCAGCTCCGCGAGGTGCCTGCCGTCGCGGCGCTCGCGGAGCGAAGCCTGTCTCTCTCGGTGGAAAACGACCTGCCGCCATTCACCGGATGGAGCCACGTCTTCCACGGTTGGGCACTTGCCCTTCAGGGTGGAACGGTAGATGGGATAGCCGAGCTGCGCGAGGGGCTTGCTGGGCTCGCCGCCGTGGGGACTCGCACGAATGCGGGACAGTACCTCGGCTGGCTCGCCGAGGCGCAGCTCCTGGCCGGGCAGGTGAGCGACGGCCTGACCACCATTGAGGAAGCGCTGACCGCGGTTCCCGAAGAGCGCCTCTTCATCCCGGAGCTGCTGCGCCTGCGCGGCGAGCTGCGCGCCGCGGCCGGCGCCGATGCCGCCACCGTCGAGGCGAGCTTCAACGAAGCGATCGCCCTCGCCCGCGAGATCGGCACCAAGCTCGTCGAGCTACGTGCCACCACCAGCCTCGCGCGCTTCCTCGCCCGTCACGGCCGCAGCGCCGAGGCCCGCGCCCTCCTCGCCCCGCTCTACGCCTGGTTCACCGAGGGCTTTGACACCCCCGACCTGCAAGACGCCAATACGCTGCTGTCGGAGCTGTAGGCGCATCGTCTGCGACACAAAAGCCAGCGGCCCCTGGTCTGCGGCGTTCCCTCCTCTGCGGCATCACCAGCCGCGGAGGAGGGCTAGGGTGGAGGCCTCCGTTCTGGGGGAGTGCCTCCGCATCGAAGCGGATCGGAAGGCCTCCACCCTAACCCTCCTCCGTTCGCGGAATTGCTCACGGAGGAGGGGACCGGACGGCGGCTTGGCGAATCAACGCGACGATCAGTTCAGTACGCAGTGCGCACAACGGTTCCCTCCTCTGCGGCATCACCCGCCGCGGAGGAGGGCTAGGGAGGAGGCCTCCGTTCTGGGAGAGTGCCTCCGCATCGAAGCGGATCGGAAGGGCCTCCACCCTAACCCTCCTCCGTTCGCGGAAGTGCTCACGGAGGAGGGGACCGGACGGCGGCTTGGCGAATCAACGCGACGATCAGTTCAGTACGCAGTGCGCACAACGGTTCCCTCCTCTGCGGCATTACCCGCCGCGGAGGAGGGTTAGGGAGGAGGCCTCTTCAGCGCCGCCGCAATTGCGCCGAGGACCGCATCGAGATTACGATTGATCTCTTCATTGGTGAACCGGATCACCCGAGAGTGATGTTCCGAATCGAGCCACTGCGTTCGCGCCTCGTCGTACTCAGCTCGTTCGGCATGCGTGTCACCGTCGACTTCGATGATCAGTCTGGAGGACGGGCAGTAGAAGTCGACGATGAAGCGACCCATCGGATACTGACGGCGAAACTCGAAGCCGTCGATCTGCCCGCCGCGCAACTGGCGCCACAGCCGCTGCTCGGCGGGCGTGAGTGCGCGACGAAGCTGGCGCGCGCGTTCTTGAATCGCAGGCGACGAGCGCCAGCGCCGGCGGGGTTCAGACATGCCACAATTCTACACCGGACCGATCTGAATGGCCTCCACCCTAACCCTCCTCCGTTCGCGGAAGTGCTCACGGAGGAGGGGACCGGATATGGTGGCCGCGTGAAGGCGTTCCCTCCTCTGCGGCATCACCAGCCGCGGAGGAGGGCCAGGGTGGAGGCCTCCGACTCACTGCTCACGCGTCACGACTCACCGCCGCCTACGGCCGCGCCACCATCAGCCAGCCGCGGGTGAGCGGATCGACGAGGATGATGGTGATCATGATGGCGAGCCAAACGAAGCCGACGGACACGACCAGCCACGTCAGTCGCGGGCTGTAGCGGAGGTGCATGAAGTAGAGCAGCACCAAGGTTGCCTTTACCACCGCGATGGCGAGCGCGATGACAATGTTGAGGCGGCCGAGATCGATCGTCGCGGCGCTCACAGTCAGGCCGGTGAGCACCAGCAGCGCCAGAAAGATCGCGAAATAGACTCGGAGGGACACGGTGTGCGCCGACATGATGCGCCTACGCCCCCCCGTGCCGCGCGATGAGGTACAGCAGCGGGAAGAGGAAGATCCACACGATATCCACGAAGTGCCAGTAGAGGCCGGTCAGCTCGACCGGCGTCGAGTACGCCGGCCCAAACCGTCCGGCGCGCGCTTGCGCGACCAGCACGGCGAGAATGCCGAGGCCGATGATCATGTGGAGCGCGTGCAGGCCAGTCATCGCGAAGTACAGCGAGAAGAACAACTGCGCCTGCGGTGCGTCGGGACCGTGATAGGTGAAGTACGGCCCCGGCACGAGTCCATGATGAAATTTTTCTGCGTACTCGACGACCTTCACGCCGAGAAACACCGAGCCGAGAAGCATCGTCAGCAGCAGGAACAGCACTTGCGCCCCGCGCTTGCCCACTTGCGCGGCGTGCACGGCGAGCGCCATGGTCAGGCTGCTGCCGATCAGCACCACTGTGTTGAACGCGCCCATTGTGAGATCGAGATGATTGCTCGCGTCGCCGAAGGCGTGCGAGTAGAGCGTGCGGTACATCACGTAAGCGGTGAACAGCCCGCCGAAGAACATGATCTCGGTGACCAGGAACACCCACATCCCCAGCGCGGAGGCTTCATACTGCTGCGCGGCGTCGTCGAACTGATGCTGATGCGCGAACGTGGCGGCATGGTCAGACAACGGGAACCTCCTGCGCGGCTTCGAAGGCGAAGGATTCGTAGTCGTAGGCTTCGTGCGTCACCACCGGGGTCGTCGCGAAATTCTCGGTCGGCGGCGGCGATGGCGTCTGCCACTCGAGGCCGACCGCTTGCCACGGGTTGGCGGTCGCTATCGCGCCGTAGCGCAGCGACCACAGGAAGTAGAGCATCGGTAGCAGATAGCCGATGCCTAAGATCGACGCGCCCGCGGTCGACATCACGTTGAGCACTTGGAACTCCGCCGGGTAGGCGTAGTAGCGGCGCGGCATGCCGAGATAGCCCAGTACGAACTGCGGGAAGAACGTCAGGTTGAAGCCGATGAACAGAATCACCGCGGCGATCTTGGCGAGGGTTTCGGGATACAGGCGGCCGCTGATCTTGGGCCACCAGAAGTGCAGGCCGCCGAGATACGCCATGATCGCGCCGCCGACCATGATGTAGTGGAAGTGCGCGACCACGAAGTAGGTGTCGGTGACGTGCACATCGACGCCGATCGATGCCAGGAACAATCCCGTCAGTCCACCAATCGTGAACAACCCGATGAAGCCGAGCGCGTACAACATCGGCGCCTCGAACGAGACCGAACCTTTGTAGAGCGTCGCGGTCCAATTGAAGACCTTCACCGCCGACGGGATCGCAACCGCGAAGCTGAGGAACGAGAAGATCAACGCGGCATACACCGACATGCCGGTGACGAACATGTGATGCGCCCACACGAGAAAGCCGAGCAGCGCAATCGCCAAGCTGGAGATCGCCACGAAGCCGTAACCGAACACGCGCTTGCGCGAGAAGCAGGCGATCAGCTCGCTGATCACGCCCATCCCCGGCAGGATCATGATGTAGACGGCCGGATGCGAGTAGAACCAGAACAGGTGCTGGAACAAAATTGGATCGCCGCCGAGCGCCGGATCGAAGATGCCAAGATGGAACGCGCGCTCGATGCCGACCAGCAACACCGTGATCGCAATCACCGGCGTGCCGAGAATCATGATGATGCTGGTGGCGTAGTGAGCCCAGATGAACAGCGGCAGGCGAAACCAAGTCAGCCCCGGCGCGCGCATGCGGTGGATGGTGACGATGAAGTTGAGGCCGGTGAGGATTGACGAGAAGCCGGTGATGAAGACGCCGAGCGCGGTGGGGATGACGTTGGTGTTCGACGCGGTCGTGCTGAAAGGCGTGTAGAAGGTCCACCCGGTATCGACGCCGCCGGTGACCATAGCGAACAACGTGAACAGCGCGCCGACGACGTAGATGTACCAACTCAGCAGGTTGAGCCGCGGGAACGCGAGGTCGCGGGCGCCGATCATGATGGGAATGAGAAAATTACCCAGTACGGCGGGAATCGACGGCACCAGGAAGAAGAAGATCATCACGATGCCGTGCATGGTGAACAGCTTGTTGTAAGTGTCCGCCGTCACCAGGTCGCCCGCGGGGGTGAGCAATTCGAGGCGGATCAGCAACGCGAACACGCCGCCGAGAAAGAACATCAGCGTGATCGATGCCAGATAGAGCAAGGCGATCCGCTTGTGGTCCACGGTCAGCAGCCACGACCGGATGCCGTAGTCGGCGTTGAGATAGTGTGTGCGGGGTTCCATAGGATTGGGGGTCAGACGATAATCGCAAGACGCGGGCGGGCCGCCCGCGCTACCGGGATGCTCTTGGATCCGGTAGGGCGGGCCGCCCGCCCGCCTCCCTTCATTCTTGGAAGGCTCTTGATGGGGTGACTCACGAGTGTGACTCCTGTCTGACCGGCCCCTGATCCCCAACCCCCAGCCCCTTGAGATACGCGATCAACTGCAGCAGGCCCTCTTCGCTTACCAGGCCTTTGAACGTCGGCATGATCGGTTGATAGCCGGCGACGATCTTCGCTTGCGGGTTGAGGATCGAATCACGCACGTAGGCTTCGTCGACGACGATGGTGTCGCCGCTCTGCATCTGGACCTTCTTGCCGAAGAGGCCATCGAGCGCCGGACCGCGCGCGCCCGACTCGCCGCTGTGGCAGGTCACGCAGCCGAGTTGCTGGAAGAGCGTTTCGCCCGCCGACACCAGCGACTGCTTGACCCCGCCGCTGAGCCACCCCTCGTAATCAGCCGGTTCCATCACGATCACCGATCCGATCATGCCGGAGTGCTGCGTGCCGCAGTACTCGGCGCAAAAGAGATGATACGTGCCGGGCTTGGTGGCCTCGAACCACGTCGCGGTGTAGCGGCCGGGAATCGCGTCTTGCTTGATGCGAAACGCCGGCACGTAAAAGCTGTGGATCACGTCTTCCGACGTCATCGTCACTTTCACCGGGCGACCGACCGGCACATGCAGCTCGTTGATCTCGCGCTGCCCCTCGATGTGTTGCAGCTTCCACATCCACTGCTTGCCGACGGCGAAGACTTGCAGCGCGTTGTCGGGCGGCCGTTGCAGTCGCACGAATACGCTCGCGCCCCACACGAACATGACCATCGCGATGCCGAACGGAATGATCGTCCACACCAACTCTAACGCAAGCGCCCCTTCGATGGCGTGCGGCCGATCGGTAGCCGAGCGACGCCGATAGCGGACTGCAAACACGACCAGCAGCACCGCGATCAGCGCAGCGAAGAACGCGCTCACCGCACACAGGAAAAAGAACAGCGCGTCCACGTCCTTCGCGACGGTGGAGGCTTGCTCCGGAAACAGTGGCAGGTGCGACAGCATGAGACTTATATTCTCCCTCTCCCACTGGGAGAGGGCTGGGGTGAGGGCGGAGCAACGACGGGCTTTCGCTCCCCAACAGAGGCGAGAGCAATGTCTCGGCGGCGCTGCGCGCGCTCGCGGCGCAGCATAACGATCATGAAGGTAGCGATGCTGAGCACGGTGATGACGCCGCCGAGCCGGACCATGTTCAAGGCGACGGCGCCGTAGCGGCCGGTCGCCGGATCGTAGTGGAAGCAGTACAGCAGCAACTGATCGATCGGCGAGCCGATGCGATTCTCCGCGGCTTCGACCAGTCCGAGTCGCAGATCGCGGGGCGCGTACTCGACACCGAAGAAGTAGCGCGCGATGCGTCCCGCCGGTGTCAGCAGCGTGATGCCGGCGGCGTGGGCGTACTGCTTTTGCTCGGGGACGTAGGTGTAGCGAAAGCCGATCGCAGCGGCCAAGGCCGTGATCGCCGGCTCGTCGCCGGTTAAGAAGTGCCAGCCGCGTTCCGCACCCGGGCGCTTGTAGCGTTCGAGGTAGGTCTGCTTCTTCGCCGCGGCGAGTGCCGGCGTTTCGCGCGGGTTGAAACTGACGGTGACCACTTCGAATTGTTCGCCTACGTTGAAGCTGAGGACCGCAAGGGCGCTGGCGAGGCCGTTGAGCGTGAGGGTGCAGAGCATCGGGCATTCGTAGTAGACCAGCGCGAGGATGACGGGCTTGCTTCCAAAATATTGCCCGAGCTGAACCGCCGCACCGGTTTCGTCGCGGAACATCAAATCCAACGGCACCTGCTGATCGAGGTGCTGGTCGATACCGACCTCGCGAAGTACGGCGGGCTGCGCGGTGTCTTCCGCGCGTGCGACGGTGGCGAACGCGAGGAGCAGCAGTGCGACAGCGAGTAGTGGGCGCCAGCCGCCGACCTCCGAACCGTAGGGGCGACGCATGCGTCGCCCTCCGGCGTGACGGCGCGGGGATAGGAAGGCGATGTGTGCGATGACACCGAATCGGAGGGCGACGCATGCGTCGCCCCTACAAGGACGGGCGGTGGTGCGTATCATCGCGCCACCTTCGTCGGCGCCTGCCGCTGCGCCAGCAATTCCATTGCGCGCTCGATCGGAATGCGGGTCACGCCGGCCTTGCGATCGACCCAGCCGTAGGTTTGCAGCACCGCGTCTTCTTCGACGCGCATTTGTAGGAGATCCTTGCGCGGATCGGTTTGCAGACGCGGCTCGGGCGGCACCTGCCGTCCGAAGCTGTGCGCCAACGGATTCGGCCGCGGGCTCTCTCTCGCCTCGTTTGTTGCCAGATGCGCGAGCAGTCCCCAGGTCAGCAGCAGCGATCCGCAGAGGAGCACGACCAGTCCGATGAGTCCGCCGACCACCGGCCGCAGGTAGACGTCGCGCGTCTCGTGGCCGACGTTGGTGCTGTGGGGATCGGAATGCGCCATGCCCTCAGTGCTCACGCGGCCTGCGGCAGCGAGGGATCGTGAATCGCCACCAGCGACCGACCCTTGAGTTGCCAGATGAAGAACCACAGCCAAATCCCGCCGACAGCAACGACGCAGGCGAGATCGAGCCAATGCACGCTGAACTCCGCCGGATGAAAGGCCGGCGTGACGAGCCAGAACAAATCGACGAAGCGAATCACGATGACGCCGAAGGCTACCGCGGCCAGCTTGCGAGCATCCCGCTTCACGTCGCGCGAGAGCAGGATGATGAACGGCAGCACGAAGTGGCCGAGGATCAACGCAATGCCGATCCACTGCCATCCGCCGCGCAGGCGACTGAGGTACCAGGGAATCTCTTCGGGCAAATTGGCCGACCAGATGATGAGGAACTGCGACAGCGAGAAGTACGTCCACAACATCACGAACGCCAGCAGCAGTTTGCCGAGGTCATGGAATTGCTCGATCTCGATCACATTGGCGAGCGGACCGCCGTCGGCCGCCAACAATGCCGCGAGCGGAATCACGAACGCCATAGCCGCCAGCACCTGGCCGCCCATGATGAGGATGCCGTAGATGGTCGAGGCCCAGTGCGGCTCGAGCGACATGATCCAGTCGATCGACGCGAAGGTCACGGTGAGGCCGATCAACAGGAGACCGCCGCGGCTGAGTTGCTCCAGCCAGTTGCCCGGCCCGGGATCGGTGGTGCGATCCTGCTCCAGCGACCAGCGGTTGAGGAAGTGCATCACCGTGAGCCAGGCACTGAAGTACAATACGGCTCGGGCAAGAAAGAACGGTACGTTGAGATACGCGCTCTTGTGCAACAGCGCCGCGTCGTGCGCGACGTGCTCGGGCTGCGCCCACGTGTACAGATGGTCGACGCCGAGCGCGATCGGCACGAACAGCACCGCCAGCAACGGTAGCGTGCGGGTACCGCATTCGAGCAAGCGGCGGATCACCGCGCCCCACGCCCCGCCGGCGATGTGGTGGATCATCAGGATCGCCATGCTGCCCAGGGCGATGCCGAACCAGAACAGGTAGGCGATCAGATACGAGCGGAAGAATTGTGTCGGACTAGTCATCGCGCCGGCGCTGCACAGACCGATGCCGAGCACGCCGACCGCCAGCGCGAGTCGCTGCACGCGATTGAGCGCGTGGTCCGGGCTCAGCCGGATGTCGTCGAAGGCGTGAGCGCGGCTAGTCATGACTCTGTGCCAGTGTCGCCCGTTCAGCCGGCGGGACATCCGACAGCGCGGCGTGCTGACTGAGCTGGAGCGCTCGTATGTAGGCGACGATCGCCCAGCGATCGGTGACGGGAATTTGCGACGTGTAGTCGGGCATCGCGCCGAAGCCACGGCTGATGACATCGAAAACGTAGCCCGGCGCGGTAGCGCGCAGCCGGTCGATGTGCAGCGACGGCGGACGGCGATAGCCGCGGCGCACGATCATGCCCTCGCCGTTGCCGAGGCGGTCATGGCAGGGCGAGCAATAGATGTCGTAGCGTTCCTGTCCGCGATCGAGTACCTCGCGCGTGATCGGGAGCGGGAAGGTGGCCACGAAGTCCGCACCTGACTTGCCGGTGTGCAGCGCGTCGTCATCGTCGAGATGGCCGCGCGCGACCGTGTCGGGCACCAGCGGCCGTGACGCACGGCCGTCGTCGAAGAACGGACTCGATTTGAGCGGCTTGTACTTCGGCTGATCGTGCATGTCCTGCCGACAGCCGGCGAGTAGCAACAGGGCGAAAAGGCAGATAGCAGATGGCTGATGGCGAATCGCTCCCTTTAGCCGATCTGCGGCGTGCGACATGCGACGAGTGACCACGCGCGTCTTCAGACAATCCGCAATCCCCAATCCGCAATCCGCAATCATCAATGCTCCACCTCGCTGATTGAACGCGGCACCTGCCGCTCGAGAAAGCGGCGCGTCGTGTCGCGATCGAACAGCGGATCGGTGCCTTCGATGCACAGGAAGAAGCGGTCGCGCGTCGCCAACGCGAAGCGCGGCACGTTGAACACCGGGTGATACGGCATCGGCAGCCCATTGAGCGCGAGCATCCCGAGCACCGCCGTCAGCGCCGCGACCAGCACGGTGCACTCGAACGTGATCGGGATGAACGACACCCAGCTATGGAACGGCCGGCCGCCGACGTTGATGGGATACTCGATCACCGATGCCCAGTACTGCAACCCGTACCCGCCGAGCCCGCCGAGGATGCCGCCGATGAGCACGAGCAGCGGCAGGCGATTGTGATGGAAGCCGAGCGCCTCCGACACTTCTTCGATCGGATACGGCGTGTACGCATCGAGCTGGCGGTAGCCCGCCTCGCGGGCGCGGCGCACCGCGGCGATCAATTCGTTCGGTTCGCTGAACTCGGCCATCAGGCCATGGATCGGCGGTCGCTTCACAGCACGCCCTCCTTGACCTCAGCCTCGGGAACGAGCGTGCGCATTTCGAAGATCGAGATCATTGGCAAGAAGCGCAGGAACAAAAACAGCAAGCTGAGGAACAGTCCGATCGTACCGATGAACGTCGTCCAATCCCAGATCGTGCCGTGGTACATGCCCCACGACGACGGCAGGAAGTCGCGGTGCAAGCTGGTGACGACGATGATGAAGCGCTCGAGCCACATGCCGACATTGACGAACAGGCAGATGACGAAGAGCAGCGGAACAGTGGCGCGCACTTTCCGGAACCACAGCAACTGCGGCACGACCACGTTGCACACCAGCAGCGACCAGTACATCTGCGCGTACGGACCGAAGAAGCGATTGGTGATCATGAACTGCTCGTAGGGGTTGGCGCTGTACCACGCCATGAAGGCTTCCATCATGTAGCCGTAGGCCACGATGAGGCCGGTGGCGAGCATGACCCTTCCCATGTAGTCGAGATGGCGTGCGGTGATGAAGTCTTCGAGGCCGTAGGCTTTGCGCAACGGGATCGCCAAGGTCATCACCATCGCGAAACCCGCGTAGATCGCACCGGCGACGAAGTACGGCGGGAAAATCGTCGCGTGCCACCCCGGAGTCACACCGACGGCGAAGTCGAAGCTGACTATCGTGTGCACCGACACCACCAGTGGCGTCGACAGGCCGGCGAGCAGCAGGTACGCCGTCTCGTAGCGATGCCAATGCGTCGCCGATCCGCGCCATCCCATCGCCAGCATGCCGTAAATGAAGCGACCGGCGCGATTCGGCGACCGATCGCGCAACGTGGCGAGGTCGGGAATCAGACCAACGAACCAGAACATCAACGACACGATCGCGTACGTTGACACCGCGAACACGTCCCAAATCAGCGGGCTGCGAAACTGCGGCCACACGCCCATCGTGTTGGGGTAGGGGAGCAGCCAGTAGAACAACCACGGCCGGCCGAGGTGGAGCAGCGGGAACATGCCGGCGCATGCAACCGCGAACAACGTCATCGCTTCCGCGAAGCGGTTGATCGAGGTGCGCCACTCCTGACGCAGCAACAGTAGGATCGCCGAAATCAGTGTGCCGGCGTGGCCGATGCCGATCCACCACACGAAGTTGATGATGTCGAAGCCCCAGCCGACGGGGATGTTGACGCCCCAGATTCCGATGCCCTCGGTGAGCAGATAGGCCACCGAGTAAAGGAACAGCATCAGCAGGCTGAACGAGATGGCGAAGCCGACGAACCACCAACGCGGCGTCTTCCCGGTCAACACCACCGCGCTGATCTTGTCGGTGACCGAGCCGAACGTATGCCCCGGCCCGATGATCGGGGCCGTCCGAGATTCGGGCCGCGAGTCTTGGCTCATCCTCGATCCTCATCGCCGAGTTCCGGATTGGGATTGCGCAGGCGCGCCAAGTAGGTCGTGCGCGGGCGCGTGTTCAGCTCGCCGAGCAGCGAGTAGTTGCGCGCCTCGGCCTTGAGTTTGGCGACGCGGCTCTGCGGATCGTTGATGTTGCCGAACACGATGGCCTCGGCCGGGCAGACTTGCTGGCAGGCGGTGACGATTTCGCCGTCGCGGATGCTGCGGTCCTCTTTCTGCGCTTCGATGCGCGCAAAATTAATCCGCTGCACGCAATACGTACACTTCTCCATCACGCCACGGGTGCGCACGGTGACATCCGGGTTTTCCGCCATCTTGAGGCTCTCGACAGTTTGGTTCGAGTACAAGAACCAGTTGAAGCGGCGCACTTTGTAGGGACAGTTGTTCGAGCAATACTTAGTCCCGACGCAGCGGTTGTAGACCATGTCATTGAGGCCTTCGCTGCTGTGCGTGGTGGCGCCGACCGGGCAGACGACTTCGC
Protein-coding regions in this window:
- a CDS encoding DUF559 domain-containing protein, with the protein product MSEPRRRWRSSPAIQERARQLRRALTPAEQRLWRQLRGGQIDGFEFRRQYPMGRFIVDFYCPSSRLIIEVDGDTHAERAEYDEARTQWLDSEHHSRVIRFTNEEINRNLDAVLGAIAAALKRPPP
- a CDS encoding cytochrome C oxidase subunit IV family protein, yielding MSAHTVSLRVYFAIFLALLVLTGLTVSAATIDLGRLNIVIALAIAVVKATLVLLYFMHLRYSPRLTWLVVSVGFVWLAIMITIILVDPLTRGWLMVARP
- a CDS encoding cytochrome c oxidase subunit 3 family protein, with product MWVFLVTEIMFFGGLFTAYVMYRTLYSHAFGDASNHLDLTMGAFNTVVLIGSSLTMALAVHAAQVGKRGAQVLFLLLTMLLGSVFLGVKVVEYAEKFHHGLVPGPYFTYHGPDAPQAQLFFSLYFAMTGLHALHMIIGLGILAVLVAQARAGRFGPAYSTPVELTGLYWHFVDIVWIFLFPLLYLIARHGGA
- the ctaD gene encoding cytochrome c oxidase subunit I — its product is MEPRTHYLNADYGIRSWLLTVDHKRIALLYLASITLMFFLGGVFALLIRLELLTPAGDLVTADTYNKLFTMHGIVMIFFFLVPSIPAVLGNFLIPIMIGARDLAFPRLNLLSWYIYVVGALFTLFAMVTGGVDTGWTFYTPFSTTASNTNVIPTALGVFITGFSSILTGLNFIVTIHRMRAPGLTWFRLPLFIWAHYATSIIMILGTPVIAITVLLVGIERAFHLGIFDPALGGDPILFQHLFWFYSHPAVYIMILPGMGVISELIACFSRKRVFGYGFVAISSLAIALLGFLVWAHHMFVTGMSVYAALIFSFLSFAVAIPSAVKVFNWTATLYKGSVSFEAPMLYALGFIGLFTIGGLTGLFLASIGVDVHVTDTYFVVAHFHYIMVGGAIMAYLGGLHFWWPKISGRLYPETLAKIAAVILFIGFNLTFFPQFVLGYLGMPRRYYAYPAEFQVLNVMSTAGASILGIGYLLPMLYFLWSLRYGAIATANPWQAVGLEWQTPSPPPTENFATTPVVTHEAYDYESFAFEAAQEVPVV
- the coxB gene encoding cytochrome c oxidase subunit II, which encodes MLSHLPLFPEQASTVAKDVDALFFFLCAVSAFFAALIAVLLVVFAVRYRRRSATDRPHAIEGALALELVWTIIPFGIAMVMFVWGASVFVRLQRPPDNALQVFAVGKQWMWKLQHIEGQREINELHVPVGRPVKVTMTSEDVIHSFYVPAFRIKQDAIPGRYTATWFEATKPGTYHLFCAEYCGTQHSGMIGSVIVMEPADYEGWLSGGVKQSLVSAGETLFQQLGCVTCHSGESGARGPALDGLFGKKVQMQSGDTIVVDEAYVRDSILNPQAKIVAGYQPIMPTFKGLVSEEGLLQLIAYLKGLGVGDQGPVRQESHS
- a CDS encoding SCO family protein, with the translated sequence MRRPYGSEVGGWRPLLAVALLLLAFATVARAEDTAQPAVLREVGIDQHLDQQVPLDLMFRDETGAAVQLGQYFGSKPVILALVYYECPMLCTLTLNGLASALAVLSFNVGEQFEVVTVSFNPRETPALAAAKKQTYLERYKRPGAERGWHFLTGDEPAITALAAAIGFRYTYVPEQKQYAHAAGITLLTPAGRIARYFFGVEYAPRDLRLGLVEAAENRIGSPIDQLLLYCFHYDPATGRYGAVALNMVRLGGVITVLSIATFMIVMLRRERAQRRRDIALASVGERKPVVAPPSPQPSPSGRGRI
- a CDS encoding cytochrome c, translated to MSHAADRLKGAIRHQPSAICLFALLLLAGCRQDMHDQPKYKPLKSSPFFDDGRASRPLVPDTVARGHLDDDDALHTGKSGADFVATFPLPITREVLDRGQERYDIYCSPCHDRLGNGEGMIVRRGYRRPPSLHIDRLRATAPGYVFDVISRGFGAMPDYTSQIPVTDRWAIVAYIRALQLSQHAALSDVPPAERATLAQSHD
- a CDS encoding DUF3341 domain-containing protein — its product is MAEFSEPNELIAAVRRAREAGYRQLDAYTPYPIEEVSEALGFHHNRLPLLVLIGGILGGLGGYGLQYWASVIEYPINVGGRPFHSWVSFIPITFECTVLVAALTAVLGMLALNGLPMPYHPVFNVPRFALATRDRFFLCIEGTDPLFDRDTTRRFLERQVPRSISEVEH
- the nrfD gene encoding polysulfide reductase NrfD, giving the protein MSQDSRPESRTAPIIGPGHTFGSVTDKISAVVLTGKTPRWWFVGFAISFSLLMLFLYSVAYLLTEGIGIWGVNIPVGWGFDIINFVWWIGIGHAGTLISAILLLLRQEWRTSINRFAEAMTLFAVACAGMFPLLHLGRPWLFYWLLPYPNTMGVWPQFRSPLIWDVFAVSTYAIVSLMFWFVGLIPDLATLRDRSPNRAGRFIYGMLAMGWRGSATHWHRYETAYLLLAGLSTPLVVSVHTIVSFDFAVGVTPGWHATIFPPYFVAGAIYAGFAMVMTLAIPLRKAYGLEDFITARHLDYMGRVMLATGLIVAYGYMMEAFMAWYSANPYEQFMITNRFFGPYAQMYWSLLVCNVVVPQLLWFRKVRATVPLLFVICLFVNVGMWLERFIIVVTSLHRDFLPSSWGMYHGTIWDWTTFIGTIGLFLSLLFLFLRFLPMISIFEMRTLVPEAEVKEGVL